From a region of the Lactuca sativa cultivar Salinas chromosome 4, Lsat_Salinas_v11, whole genome shotgun sequence genome:
- the LOC111920670 gene encoding uncharacterized protein LOC111920670, translating into MLKPLCSKAAMSAQMTAFTTSLHNLPSTVAPPSNRRPFSIRSISRSSSVWNKASFRIRRAPNVFFVGDSKRRKTKEPSSRGGYLMCAINDAKLKVTDQNVSDINGVEPFRGKSGSVSFIGLTHQLIEEGKLVSTPFKENRSLLWVVGPIALISSILIPQFFGLFSEELLKDVVLTEIVFTAASEIMFYIGLATFLLVTDKVQKPYLQYSMKRWSLITGFRGYLSSAFFVMGFKVIAPLFAAFVTWPLLGLAGVVSVTPYLVGCFVQFIFEKVLEKRQSSCWPLVPIVFEVYRLYQLNKAMHFIEKLMFTMRGLPKSPELMEKGGALAAMIVTFEVLAVVCIWSFLTFVQRLFPSRPVAENY; encoded by the exons ATGCTAAAACCTCTATGCTCAAAAGCAGCAATGAgcgcacaaatgacggcctttaCAACTAGTCTTCACAACCTTCCTTCCACCGTAGCTCCGCCGTCAAACCGTCGACCCTTCTCCATCCGCAGT ATTTCTCGTTCATCTTCAGTATGGAACAAAGCTTCGTTTCGGATCCGAAGGGCGCCAAATG TCTTTTTTGTGGGTGATTCAAAGAGGAGAAAGACCAAAGAGCCCTCAAGTAGAGGAGGGTATCTCATGTGTGCAATTAATGATGCAAAATTAAAGGTCACAGATCAAAATGTTAGTGATATCAATGGAGTCGAACCATTCAGAGGTAAATCAGGATCTGTTTCATTCATTGGGTTGACTCACCAATTGATTGAAGAAGGCAAATTGGTGTCAACACCATTCAAAGAAAATCGGTCTTTGCTTTGGGTTGTGGGCCCTATCGCTTTGATCTCATCCATTTTGATCCCACAATTTTTCGGCTTATTCAGTGAGGAGCTTCTTAAAGATGTGGTTCTAACAG AGATTGTGTTCACAGCTGCTTCAGAAATCATGTTTTACATTGGTTTAGCAACGTTTCTCCTTGTTACTGACAAAGTACAAAAACCCTATTTGCAATATAGCATGAAGAGATGGAGCTTAATAACGGGATTTAGAGGATACTTATCATCGGCTTTTTTTGTGATGGGGTTTAAAGTTATCGCACCTCTATTTGCTGCATTTGTCACTTGGCCTTTACTTGGTTTGGCTGGAGTGGTTTCTGTCACTCCTTACTTAGTCGGATGTTTTGTCCAATTTATATTCGAAAAAGTTCTTGAAAAACGTCAATCGTCGTGTTGGCCTCTCGTCCCTATTGTGTTCGAG GTTTATAGGCTGTACCAGTTGAACAAAGCTATGCATTTCATTGAGAAGTTGATGTTCACGATGAGGGGCCTACCAAAGTCGCCGGAATTGATGGAGAAGGGCGGTGCATTGGCGGCAATGATAGTGACTTTTGAAGTTCTTGCGGTGGTTTGCATCTGGTCTTTTTTGACTTTTGTACAAAGGCTTTTTCCTTCTAGACCTGTTGCTGAGAACTATTGA